The proteins below come from a single Thermopolyspora flexuosa genomic window:
- a CDS encoding DUF3000 domain-containing protein, producing the protein MALGDAPLPAAFRRARESLLAARPRPEIELEDIPAPQRLAPYSAAIGATVYRRDPRGRGDEELAVGRLILLFDPDGRHGWGGRFRLVAYARAEMEPEITNDPLLGPVAWSWLTESLDAHGARYLAAGGTVTRAVSEGFGDKDGEPVTTELELRASWSPQQEDLSAHVAAWCDMLCLAAGIPPLPSEVAALPPRPPRREDRESHRS; encoded by the coding sequence ATGGCCCTCGGTGACGCGCCGCTGCCCGCCGCGTTCCGGCGGGCGCGGGAGAGCCTGCTCGCCGCCCGGCCCCGGCCCGAGATCGAGCTGGAGGACATCCCGGCCCCGCAGCGGCTCGCCCCGTACTCCGCCGCGATCGGCGCCACGGTATACCGTCGCGACCCCCGCGGCCGGGGCGACGAGGAACTGGCGGTGGGGCGGCTGATCCTGCTGTTCGACCCCGACGGCCGGCACGGCTGGGGTGGCCGGTTCCGCCTGGTCGCGTACGCCCGGGCGGAGATGGAGCCGGAGATCACCAACGACCCGCTGCTCGGCCCGGTGGCCTGGAGCTGGCTCACCGAGTCCCTCGACGCGCACGGGGCGCGGTACCTCGCGGCCGGGGGCACGGTGACCCGGGCGGTGTCGGAGGGGTTCGGCGACAAGGACGGCGAACCGGTCACGACGGAACTGGAACTGCGGGCGTCCTGGTCCCCTCAGCAGGAGGATCTGTCCGCGCATGTTGCCGCGTGGTGCGACATGTTGTGTCTTGCGGCCGGGATTCCCCCACTACCATCCGAAGTGGCGGCACTTCCCCCAAGGCCTCCGCGTAGGGAAGATCGGGAGTCCCATAGATCGTGA